The Pandoraea apista genomic interval TTCAACGTCATCGCATTGTTCGTCTTTCACCTGAAAGTCGCGGCGACGGTGGGCAAGGGGACGGTTCACCCCGAGATCGTCGATCACTACGTGATCTTTGGCGCCCTCGTGGGCGCTATCGCGTGGAACATCATCACCTGGTACTACGGCATTCCGTCGAGTTCGTCGCATGCCCTGATCGGTGGTCTGGTCGGCGCTGCGGTGGCCAAGGCGGGCACGGGGTCGCTCGTCGCGAGCGGTCTGCTGCAAACCGTGGCGTTCATTTTCATCTCGCCGCTGCTGGGATTCGTGCTGGGCTCGTTCTTCATGCTGCTGGTGTCGTGGCTGTTCTTTCGCACGCCACCCGCTCGCGTGGATCGCTGGTTCCGTCGCCTGCAACTGGTCTCGGCCGGTATGTACAGCCTGGGGCACGGCGGTAACGACGCACAGAAGACCATCGGTATTATCTGGATGCTGCTGATTGCCGCCGGCATGTGGCCGCAGGAAGCGGCTGAGCCGCCGCTGTGGGTGATCGTGGGCTGCTATCTGGCGATCGGTCTGGGCACCATGTTCGGTGGCTGGCGTATCGTGCGCACGATGGGGCAAAAGATCACCAAGCTCAAGCCGGTGGGTGGCTTTTGCGCCGAAACGGGTGGGGCGTTCACCCTGTTCTTCGCCTCATGGCTCGGCGTGCCGGTCTCGACCACGCATACGATTACCGGAGCCATTGTGGGGGTCGGCGCCACGCGTAAGCTCTCGGCAGTACGCTGGGGGGTGGCCGGCAATATCGTCTGGGCATGGGTGCTGACGATCCCGGCCTCGGCGTTCATCGCGGCGATTGCCTGGTGGGTCGGCAAGCAGATCCTGTGACACGTTTTCGCCGGTATGCCGTCGTTACGACGGCATACCGGCCTGCAAACAGGGAAAAAGCGGCTTCGGCCGCTTTTTTTGTTCTCTCTCGGCCCGTAGACATTGACGCTCGGTATCGCCATCATCGGGAAAATCAATTTCAATAGTAAATTGCGATTAATTACTATTTGTTGATAGTATTTTATCGAACCCCATTGGAGGCTAATATGAGCACACTGATCCATCACTCCCTGCGTAGCCGTCCAGTCGCTGCGCTCCTGGGGGTGGCAATCAACATCGGCGGCGCCGCGACACTGCTCGCCCATTTGCGCTGACCACGACGACACCTCGCCCATGCGGAGGGCGTATGC includes:
- a CDS encoding inorganic phosphate transporter, with the translated sequence MATLHISLWLIGLLIALALLFDFMNGFHDAANSIATVVSTGVLKPHQAVAFAAMFNVIALFVFHLKVAATVGKGTVHPEIVDHYVIFGALVGAIAWNIITWYYGIPSSSSHALIGGLVGAAVAKAGTGSLVASGLLQTVAFIFISPLLGFVLGSFFMLLVSWLFFRTPPARVDRWFRRLQLVSAGMYSLGHGGNDAQKTIGIIWMLLIAAGMWPQEAAEPPLWVIVGCYLAIGLGTMFGGWRIVRTMGQKITKLKPVGGFCAETGGAFTLFFASWLGVPVSTTHTITGAIVGVGATRKLSAVRWGVAGNIVWAWVLTIPASAFIAAIAWWVGKQIL